A single window of Malus sylvestris chromosome 5, drMalSylv7.2, whole genome shotgun sequence DNA harbors:
- the LOC126622860 gene encoding uncharacterized protein LOC126622860 — MGDLQVVGGIKKLNNKNYNTWATCMESYLQGQDLWEVVGGGEVTQPATEDANGVLRKWKIKAGKAMFALKTTIDEEMLEHIREAKTPKEAWDTFVTLFSKKNDTRLQLLENELLSMAQRDMTIAQYFHKVKSICREISELDPTAPIGETRMKRIIIHGLRPEYRGFIAAIQGWPTQPSLVEFENLLAG; from the coding sequence ATGGGTGACCTTCAAGTAGTTGGAGGAAtcaagaagctcaacaacaaaaactacaaCACGTGGGCAACATGTATGGAGTCTTACCTACAAGGTCAGGACCTTTGGGAGGTTGTCGGTGGTGGAGAAGTTACACAACCAGCGACAGAAGATGCCAATGGCGTCTTGCGAAAGTGGAAAATTAAAGCAGGCAAAGCAATGTTTGCTTTAAAGACCacaattgatgaagaaatgttgGAGCACATTCGGGAGGCCAAAACACCAAAGGAAGCATGGGACACTTTTGTTACACTCTTCTCAAAGAAGAATGATACAAGACTGCAACTTCTCGAGAACGAGCTGCTATCGATGGCGCAACGCGACATGACGATTGCCCAGTACTTTCACAAGGTGAAGTCGATATGCCGCGAAATTTCAGAGTTAGATCCAACAGCTCCTATTGGGGAAACCAGGATGAAGAGAATAATTATCCATGGTTTGAGACCCGAATATCGTGGGTTTATTGCCGCCATACAGGGATGGCCGACACAACCATCACttgttgagtttgaaaatttgcttgCAGGTTAA
- the LOC126624769 gene encoding AAA-ATPase At5g17760-like, producing MDHMIKVTPACPSNMVAYLILVWSKAMEYCLLPTIRFLVSVLDGFFIRFLSKPVTLQIEEYHGTSTRNKVYDALDLYLKDKISPSARLLKVAQARKETNFTVQFSNNQEFDDSYEGIQLKWKFVSVSKNFKYNPTSSSSYNSVPEKKQYFELVFDLRHKEKVMNSYLPYVMERFKAMKEEGKVVKLHTLVRLDAFKIRWEAINLEHPATFETVAMDPELKAAVVEDLDRFVKRKEFYQRVGRAWKRGYLLYGPPGTGKSSLIAAMANYLKFDVFDLQLTHLKTDMELRKVLLATTNKSILVIEDIDCSQPAVQDRKQNNYGIKKPEFEGNQLTLSGLLNFTDGLWSSCGEERIIVFTTNHKSKLDSALLRSGRMDMHIHMSFCTYEGFKTLACNYLKICGTHPLYEKIETLLQKTKATPAQVAEELMKSEEAEVALQGLITFLEEKKNNVKDEYEDDDDDNDHKQLTYFI from the exons ATGGATCATATGATAAAGGTAACTCCAGCTTGTCCTTCCAATATGGTTGCTTATCTGATCCTTGTTTGGTCCAAGGCCATGGAGTACTGCTTACTGCCCACGATACGATTTCTCGTGTCGGTCCTCGACGGATTCTTCATACGTTTCTTATCAAAACCCGTGACGCTGCAGATCGAAGAGTACCACGGCACGAGCACGCGTAACAAAGTCTACGATGCGTTAGATCTTTACTTGAAAGACAAGATCAGCCCTTCAGCTCGGCTTCTCAAAGTTGCGCAAGCTCGTAAAGAGACTAATTTCACCGTCCAGTTTTCGAACAACCAAGAGTTTGATGACTCGTACGAAGGGATCCAGCTGAAATGGAAGTTCGTTTCCGTTTCCAAGAATTTCAAGTACAATCCAACTTCCTCTTCATCATATAACAGTGTTCCAGAGAAAAAGCAATACTTTGAACTTGTGTTTGACTTGCGACACAAGGAAAAGGTCATGAATTCTTACTTGCCTTATGTCATGGAGAGATTTAAGGCTAtgaaagaagaaggcaaagtTGTGAAGCTGCATACACTTGTGAGGTTAGATGCTTTTAAGATCAGATGGGAGGCAATCAATCTCGAACACCCGGCAACGTTTGAGACGGTGGCCATGGACCCGGAGCTGAAGGCTGCGGTTGTGGAGGACTTGGACAGATTTGTGAAGAGGAAGGAGTTCTACCAAAGAGTGGGAAGAGCTTGGAAGAGAGGGTATCTTCTATATGGTCCTCCAGGAACTGGAAAGTCGTCCCTGATAGCTGCCATGGCTAATTACCTCAAGTTTGATGTCTTTGATTTGCAACTTACACATTTGAAAACGGATATGGAATTGAGAAAGGTGTTGCTGGCAACAACAAATAAGTCAATCCTTGTGATTGAGGACATCGATTGTAGTCAGCCGGCGGTTCAAGATCggaaacaaaataattatggCATAAAAAAGCCCGAGTTTGAAGGCAATCAG CTTACGCTATCCGGACTACTAAACTTCACAGATGGGCTGTGGTCTAGCTGTGGAGAAGAGAGAATCATTGTTTTCACTACCAATCACAAGAGCAAGCTCGACTCTGCATTGCTTCGTTCTGGACGAATGGACATGCACATCCACATGTCGTTTTGCACGTACGAGGGCTTCAAAACGCTGGCTTGCAATTATCTCAAAATCTGTGGAACCCACCCTTTGTATGAGAAGATTGAAACCCTACTGCAGAAAACAAAGGCCACGCCTGCACAAGTGGCAGAGGAGCTAATGAAGAGTGAGGAGGCTGAAGTTGCACTCCAAGGTCTCATCACATTTCTAGAGGAAAAGAAGAACAATGTGAAAGATGAATACGAGGATGATGACGATGATAATGATCATAAACAATTAACATACTTTATTTGA